One part of the Acidobacteriota bacterium genome encodes these proteins:
- a CDS encoding OsmC family protein, with protein MTQKKPPVELDMEWKGGMRFQAVDGQGVTLHLDGDGQRGFSPMKGLLASLCGCMAIDVVMILQKMRLPLRGLEVSARGIRNDTEPRYFKRLSLDFRFSGEVPQEKAERAVRLSFDKYCSVFHTLRDDIDVSHSITVES; from the coding sequence ATGACGCAGAAAAAGCCTCCGGTCGAACTGGACATGGAGTGGAAAGGCGGAATGCGTTTCCAGGCCGTCGATGGGCAGGGCGTGACGCTGCATCTGGACGGTGACGGCCAGAGAGGCTTCTCGCCCATGAAGGGGTTGTTGGCCTCGCTGTGCGGCTGCATGGCCATCGACGTGGTCATGATCCTGCAGAAGATGCGCCTGCCCCTGCGAGGTTTGGAGGTTTCGGCCAGGGGCATACGCAACGACACCGAGCCCCGCTATTTCAAGCGCCTCAGCCTCGATTTCCGCTTCAGCGGAGAGGTGCCGCAAGAGAAGGCCGAGCGAGCCGTCCGCCTCTCTTTCGACAAGTACTGCAGCGTCTTCCACACCCTTCGCGACGATATCGACGTCAGCCACAGCATAACGGTGGAGTCCTAA
- a CDS encoding class I SAM-dependent methyltransferase: MSPMTLLTRCLLALVLLTSWAAPAAAQQESVKPGINESWKSDDIDPLIGRLEAEDREIYAHRSAIATLVGPPPGSVVADVGAGSGFMVEEFARLVGPQGKVIALDINAAMMRHVSEEAAEKGLDNVVARVSGEREVTLEPQSVDIVFISDTYHHFEYPQSMMESIHRALRPGGQLIVVDFERIEGQSEDWVLQHVRAGREVFRQEIEAAGFQLVGVHAASFLKQNYVLRFLKK; the protein is encoded by the coding sequence ATGTCTCCTATGACACTCTTGACCCGCTGCCTGCTGGCCCTCGTGCTGCTGACGAGTTGGGCCGCGCCCGCCGCCGCTCAGCAGGAGAGCGTCAAGCCCGGCATCAACGAAAGCTGGAAGAGCGACGACATCGATCCGCTCATCGGCCGCTTGGAGGCCGAGGACCGCGAGATCTACGCTCACCGCTCCGCCATTGCCACCCTGGTGGGTCCTCCCCCTGGAAGCGTCGTGGCGGACGTGGGGGCGGGATCGGGCTTCATGGTCGAGGAGTTCGCCCGCCTGGTGGGACCGCAAGGCAAGGTCATCGCCCTCGACATCAACGCCGCCATGATGCGGCACGTGAGCGAAGAGGCGGCCGAGAAAGGACTCGACAACGTGGTGGCCAGGGTAAGCGGAGAACGGGAGGTGACGCTCGAGCCCCAGTCGGTCGACATCGTCTTCATCAGCGACACCTACCATCACTTCGAATATCCCCAGAGCATGATGGAGTCGATCCATCGGGCGCTGCGCCCGGGGGGACAGTTGATCGTGGTCGACTTCGAGCGCATCGAGGGCCAATCCGAGGACTGGGTGCTGCAGCATGTGCGGGCCGGACGCGAAGTCTTCAGGCAGGAGATCGAAGCTGCGGGATTCCAACTGGTGGGCGTCCACGCCGCCAGTTTTCTGAAACAGAACTACGTGCTGCGCTTCCTTAAGAAATGA
- a CDS encoding PhzF family phenazine biosynthesis protein — MKIPLYQIDAFTDRPFAGNPAAVCPLEEWLEDEVMQSVAAENNLSETAFFVPEADACHLRWFTPEMEVELCGHATLASAWVLWNRLGLEAPVISFRTLSGTLTVERLENGLLAMTLPAALPRTSFKTPPQLKEGLGAEPQEILVAPYGSERNFLALFAQPSQVADLRPDFPALAQMEKTGVIATAPGGQGDYADCDFVSRYFAPGFGIDEDPATGSAHATLAPFWASRLGRDELFARQISRREGKIWCRTEGDRVVVMGQAVCVIEGSVELS, encoded by the coding sequence ATGAAGATTCCCCTTTATCAGATCGACGCCTTCACCGACCGCCCCTTCGCCGGCAATCCCGCCGCTGTCTGCCCTCTTGAAGAGTGGCTCGAGGACGAGGTGATGCAGTCGGTGGCGGCCGAGAACAACCTCTCCGAGACGGCCTTCTTCGTGCCTGAAGCGGACGCCTGCCATCTGCGCTGGTTCACTCCCGAGATGGAAGTGGAACTGTGCGGGCACGCCACCCTGGCCTCGGCCTGGGTGCTGTGGAACCGGCTGGGCCTGGAGGCGCCCGTCATCTCCTTCCGGACCCTGTCGGGGACGCTTACCGTAGAGCGCCTGGAAAACGGCCTGCTGGCCATGACGCTGCCGGCGGCGCTTCCCCGCACCAGCTTCAAAACGCCTCCACAGCTCAAGGAAGGCCTGGGCGCCGAACCTCAGGAGATCCTGGTTGCGCCCTACGGAAGCGAGCGCAACTTCCTGGCGCTCTTCGCCCAACCCTCTCAAGTGGCCGACTTGCGTCCCGACTTCCCCGCCCTGGCTCAGATGGAGAAAACGGGCGTCATCGCCACCGCCCCCGGCGGTCAGGGCGACTATGCCGACTGCGACTTCGTTTCCCGCTACTTCGCCCCGGGATTCGGCATCGACGAAGATCCGGCCACCGGTTCGGCCCACGCTACCCTGGCCCCCTTCTGGGCTTCGCGGCTGGGCCGGGATGAACTCTTCGCCCGCCAAATTTCCAGGCGAGAGGGCAAGATCTGGTGCCGCACCGAAGGCGACCGGGTGGTGGTGATGGGTCAGGCCGTCTGCGTCATCGAGGGCTCGGTAGAGCTTTCCTGA
- a CDS encoding CRTAC1 family protein, giving the protein MNRPRIRLRTLLLIAAIMAFLHGQSEVPPSFSFRDAAAQAGLDQLTVYGGRDTNKYLLETTGCGAALIDYDNDGDLDVYLVNGSRLEGYPQGKAPTGHFYRNRGDGTFEDVTEASGLAVAGWGQAACVGDYDNDGWEDLFLTFYGQNRLFRNRSDGTFQEVTEKAGLAQDRLRWNVGCSFLDGDNDGHLDLFVGNYIDLDLETAPTPDSGACRYKGVPVACGPPGLQGGTNLYYRNRGDGTFQDASRSSGIAAANGTYALGAVTADFNNDGWMDIYVANDSNPAALYQNQGDGKFQDLGILAGVAFSQDGKPQAGMGVSAGDVDNDGDIDLFKTNFAEDTVNLYLNSNQGFFEDATFKAGLGINTRFLGWGCGLHDFDNDGWLDIFEVNGHVYPEVLNLGDSTSYQQRKVIYRNLRNGRFEDVSEKVGSAVMQPRAGRGAAFGDIDNDGDIDVVVNNVHQRPSLYLNEVKAPHNWVQVRPLGSASNKSGIGARVRLRAGGLTRVDEVRSGGSYYSQNQLRLHFGLGMAEKIDWMEIRWPGGKTQRFEDLPLNRILYVVEGQQQVYQAHPGAQRKAPASTPD; this is encoded by the coding sequence ATGAACAGGCCGAGGATCAGGCTCCGCACCCTGCTGCTGATTGCGGCCATCATGGCCTTTCTTCACGGCCAAAGCGAAGTACCGCCTTCCTTCAGCTTCCGCGACGCGGCCGCCCAGGCCGGACTGGACCAACTGACCGTCTACGGCGGACGCGACACCAACAAGTACCTGCTGGAGACCACGGGCTGCGGGGCGGCCTTGATCGACTACGACAACGACGGAGACCTCGACGTCTACCTGGTCAACGGCTCACGGCTGGAAGGCTATCCGCAGGGGAAGGCTCCCACCGGACACTTCTACCGCAACCGGGGCGACGGCACTTTCGAAGACGTCACCGAGGCATCGGGTCTGGCGGTGGCGGGCTGGGGACAGGCCGCCTGCGTCGGCGATTACGACAACGACGGCTGGGAAGACCTCTTCCTGACCTTCTACGGCCAGAACCGTCTCTTCCGTAACCGCTCCGACGGCACCTTTCAGGAGGTCACCGAAAAGGCCGGCCTGGCCCAGGACCGCCTGCGCTGGAACGTGGGATGTTCCTTTCTGGACGGAGACAACGACGGTCATCTCGACCTTTTCGTGGGCAACTACATCGATCTCGACCTGGAAACCGCACCCACCCCCGACTCCGGCGCCTGCCGCTATAAGGGCGTTCCGGTGGCCTGCGGCCCTCCCGGACTGCAAGGCGGCACCAACCTCTACTACCGCAACCGGGGCGACGGCACTTTCCAGGACGCCTCCCGATCCTCGGGCATCGCCGCCGCCAACGGCACCTATGCACTGGGGGCGGTGACCGCCGATTTCAACAACGACGGCTGGATGGATATTTACGTGGCCAACGACAGCAATCCGGCGGCCCTTTATCAAAACCAGGGCGATGGAAAGTTTCAGGACTTGGGCATCCTGGCCGGGGTGGCTTTCAGCCAGGACGGCAAGCCTCAGGCCGGAATGGGCGTCTCGGCGGGAGACGTCGACAACGACGGCGATATCGATCTCTTCAAGACCAACTTCGCCGAAGACACCGTCAACCTCTATCTCAACAGCAATCAGGGTTTCTTCGAAGACGCGACCTTCAAGGCCGGGCTGGGGATCAACACCCGTTTTTTGGGATGGGGCTGCGGACTGCACGACTTCGACAACGACGGCTGGCTGGATATCTTCGAGGTCAACGGCCACGTCTATCCCGAGGTCCTCAACCTGGGGGACTCGACCTCTTACCAACAGCGCAAGGTGATCTACCGCAACCTGCGCAACGGACGCTTCGAGGACGTCTCGGAGAAAGTGGGCAGCGCTGTCATGCAGCCCCGAGCTGGAAGGGGAGCGGCTTTCGGCGACATCGACAACGACGGCGACATCGACGTCGTGGTCAACAACGTCCACCAGCGTCCCAGCCTCTACCTCAACGAGGTGAAGGCGCCCCACAACTGGGTTCAAGTGCGTCCCCTGGGCAGCGCTTCCAACAAGAGCGGCATCGGGGCCCGCGTCCGCCTGCGGGCGGGCGGACTGACCCGAGTCGACGAAGTGCGCAGCGGCGGCAGCTACTACTCGCAAAACCAACTGCGCCTGCACTTCGGATTGGGAATGGCGGAGAAGATCGATTGGATGGAGATTCGCTGGCCCGGAGGCAAAACCCAGAGGTTCGAAGACCTGCCCCTCAACCGAATCCTCTACGTCGTCGAGGGCCAGCAGCAGGTCTACCAGGCCCATCCAGGGGCGCAGCGAAAAGCCCCCGCGTCGACTCCTGACTAG
- a CDS encoding GWxTD domain-containing protein: MDRRLFLVPVILLWTFSLAAQDDERARQEESTDYYKKWLDEDVQYIITEAEKEIFEKLQTAEEKEQFIEQFWLRRDPDPRTPGNEYKEEHYRRIAYANDHFKSGFAGWKTDRGRIYIIHGAPDEIERNPSGGGYERRFSEGGGATATYPFERWWYRHLPGIGDNIELEFVDRTWTGEYRLALDPNEKDLFLYIPGHGNTRAENIGMADRNFRITTQLRSGGSRELYPMMHHRAQDSVFARYETFTRVKQPTDLKYDDLKQAVSASVNYDDLPYRVQEDYFRISGDRYLVPVTVEFPNRELSFQMENGNYVAKIVVYGIVSTITNKVVAEFEEDLIASFAPGDIEKGRTGRTLFQKLLPLKGRMRYKLTLVAKDVNGAKIGVVNQGITPPAAEGESLDSSSLVVADYIRQADTVPADFEEQQFILGDLIVRPTLTRNFPQGGTLGLYMQVYNAALDQTTRSPALGVTYRILRDGQAVHEIEDVAGTSLFFYSDQRVVLVKGLPLKDLPEGKYSIEVEVEDHITGQDLSVSGTFNIVPTS, from the coding sequence CGAAGCTGAGAAGGAGATCTTTGAGAAGCTGCAGACGGCCGAGGAAAAAGAGCAGTTCATCGAGCAGTTCTGGCTGCGCCGCGATCCCGATCCCCGCACTCCCGGCAACGAGTACAAGGAAGAGCACTACCGGCGGATCGCCTACGCCAACGACCACTTCAAGAGCGGCTTCGCCGGCTGGAAGACCGATCGCGGACGGATCTACATCATTCACGGTGCCCCCGACGAGATCGAGCGCAATCCCTCGGGAGGCGGCTACGAGCGCCGCTTCAGCGAAGGCGGAGGCGCCACCGCCACCTATCCCTTCGAACGCTGGTGGTACCGTCATCTGCCCGGAATCGGAGACAACATCGAGCTGGAGTTCGTCGACCGCACCTGGACGGGCGAATACCGTCTGGCTCTCGATCCCAACGAGAAGGACCTGTTCCTCTACATTCCCGGCCACGGCAACACCAGGGCCGAGAACATCGGAATGGCCGACCGCAACTTCCGCATCACCACTCAACTGCGCTCGGGAGGTTCGCGGGAACTCTATCCCATGATGCACCACCGCGCTCAGGACTCGGTCTTCGCCCGCTACGAGACCTTCACCCGCGTCAAGCAGCCCACCGACTTGAAGTACGACGACCTCAAGCAGGCCGTCTCCGCCAGCGTCAACTACGACGACCTGCCCTACCGGGTGCAAGAGGACTACTTCCGCATCTCGGGAGACCGCTACCTGGTGCCGGTGACGGTCGAGTTCCCCAACCGGGAGCTCTCCTTTCAGATGGAAAACGGCAATTACGTGGCCAAGATCGTGGTCTACGGCATCGTTTCCACCATCACCAACAAGGTGGTAGCCGAATTCGAGGAGGATTTGATCGCCTCTTTCGCTCCCGGCGACATCGAGAAGGGCCGCACGGGCCGCACCCTCTTCCAGAAGCTGCTGCCCCTCAAAGGACGCATGCGCTATAAGCTCACGCTGGTGGCCAAGGACGTCAACGGGGCCAAGATCGGCGTCGTCAACCAGGGCATCACGCCTCCCGCCGCCGAGGGCGAGAGCCTGGACTCGAGCTCGCTGGTGGTGGCCGACTATATCCGCCAGGCCGATACCGTCCCGGCCGATTTCGAGGAGCAGCAGTTCATCCTGGGCGATCTCATCGTGCGTCCTACCCTGACCCGCAATTTCCCCCAGGGCGGCACGCTGGGCCTTTACATGCAGGTCTACAATGCCGCCCTCGATCAAACCACCCGGAGTCCGGCCCTGGGCGTCACCTACCGCATCTTGCGCGACGGCCAGGCGGTTCACGAGATCGAAGACGTGGCGGGGACTTCGCTTTTCTTTTATTCCGACCAGCGGGTGGTGCTGGTGAAGGGTCTGCCGCTCAAGGATCTTCCCGAGGGGAAATACAGCATCGAGGTCGAAGTCGAAGATCACATCACCGGTCAAGACTTGAGCGTCTCGGGCACCTTCAACATCGTCCCCACAAGTTGA